agcaaatgggaaaaaatataaatgggcTGAATTAGACACAGAGGAGCTGTATAGGTTCTTTGGTCTATTGATCTATATGTCCTTGGTGCAACTACCAAGTGTCCAGGACTACTGGagacaaaatcattttttgtctGTTCCAACTCCAGCTAAGGTCATGACAAGGGACAGGTTCAGGACCATTATGTGGAACTTGCACCCAAGTAATCCTGAGGAGGatgtcaaaaatgacaaaaagaaggGAACACCAGGCTACGACAAATTATCAAGACTGCGGCCTGTTTATGATGACATCCTCAATGCCTGTCAGGCTTACTACCAACCAAAGAGGGAGCTGGCAGTTGACGAAAGGATGGTGCCAACAAAGGCAAAAACTGGCATGACCCAGTATATGAAAGACAAGCCAACTAAATGGGGAATAAAGCTTTTTGTGTTGGCCGAGTCAAGCAGTGGCTACACTGTGAGTTTTAGCTTATACACTGGCAAGACTCACACTGCAAGTGAGCATGGGCTGTCTTATGATATGGTAATGAAACTTATTCAGCCATCTTATCTTGGCACCGGCTACCATATTTACATGGACAATTTTTATACCAGTCCTACACTGTTCAAGGACCTGGCCAGCAAAATGTTTGGAGCTTGTGGCACTTATAGGGAATCCATGAAAGGATGCCCTAAAGGGAGGCCAAATGCTCTCACTAAAAAAAGTGGAAGAGGATCAGTGAGATGGATCAGAGAGGGCCCAGTGGTCTTTGTGAAGTGGATGGACACACGGGAGGTGTCTGTCTGCTCAACTATCCATCCTGCGTTTTCAGGTGAGACGGTGCAAAGGAAGGTGAAGAATGAAGTGAAACGCTGGATTGTGAAAGACATTCCATGTCCTACACCAGTCATGGCGTACAATAAATACATGGGTGGGGTTGACCTGTCTGATCAACTCATCCAGTATTACTCTGCACAACGGAAAACTTATCGTTGGTACAAGACTGTGCTTATGCATTTGGTTGACATTGCCACAGCAAATGCCTACATCCTACACCAAGAGTTGTGCAAAGCCAAAGGAGTGAAGCCCATGACACACAAAGACTTCAGTGTGGAGATGGCCAGTCAGCTTTGTAGTGTGGACATGGCAGGTGTTCCAAGGAGAAAGGCAGCTGAACACATTCCTGTGTCCATTAGTGCTCAGCAAAATGCCAGAAACGGCAGACTGCAGTGCAGACACTGCCTCCAGGTGAACAAAGTCAGGAAGGACACGCAATGGAAATGTGAGGGCTGTGATGTGCCATTGTGCCTTCTGATTGACAGAAACTGCTTTGCACAGTGGCAcaagtaatttgttttgtcttgtggcacccattttgcaaatattgtaaatagtTGAAAGTGGGGGTGGGAGGGTGAGACATTGTGATGTTGGAGAAAATTTGTGATGGAGATATtgacatattttgtaaatagttgtaaaaaaaaaaacgcctgGGAAATTACCCAcaatatggtgaaaatatgactagtaatttgttttttactaaGTTTGTACAAAAGTTCTTAAAATGTACCCAAAAACTTTTCATGTTAGGCTGTAAAAATggtttgttcaacatttttgtgaatattatagtaaaaatatcaatatttttttctactcggattttgtttctgtgtgtgttttttgctccaatgtgataatacattttgtcaaaatgaaacaaacactgtaaaatcacaaagtttaggatgttctgaaaataatgataccaaacaaggtaaggtaaatagtttttatggtgaaaatataagggtaaattcaaaattagaccaaaacggccatttagacccaagactccaaagggttaagTCAATGAGAGAAGCTTATCTGCATAAGTAATCGAATAAATAATGGGGGCCCAAGTCGACCTCTGCTCAAGGCCCTCTGTAATTTTTGGCCGGCTCTGTGGAAATGAACGTGGCTTCTTTTGGATATTGTTCTCATCTTAGTTTTCTAGGAATATTAATGTAAAGTGTCTATGTTCATTCTTTGATAACCTGTTACTGGGAGAGGCTCTGGAGCCGCAGGATGACCTGAAGGTGTCCGCGGCATGCTCCTGTCGGTGGACGCCAGCGCTGCCGCCGCCATACATGCCTATATCCTGGGGTAGGACGCACCATCCCATCGGAGCCAGTAACTTCGGCAGACGCCGATCCTGTTTGAGAAATTTAACGATATCTGCGGCCCAGACGGAAACATCTGTCTGCAGTCGCTGTGACAGTTTGAGGCGGAAGGTGTGGCTGCGTGACGGGTCCGTGTTTATGTCGAGCCGCAGCGGTAGCCAGCTGACTCTCTACACGGCAACTTGCTCGATCTACCGAGGGCTGTAAACGGTACGTTACTCCACCTGCATCGGCGTTTTGACGACGTTTGATGCCAAGTGTGTTTTGAAGCGCGTTTGCGCGCATTTGAAGGAGGTGTCACGTGTTTCTACATTcatctgtggattttttttctctcttcgtATCTCCGAGCTAGCATTAGCTGCTGCTAGCTAGCTGTTTGCTAGCcgggatttttgttttgttttgttttcggTTTTTCTCTCCAAAGCAGACCCTCCGCAGCTTCTTCCGCCAGCTTACATACGTTTTAGCGTTAAAACTTTGATTTAGTATAGGTCAAGGGCCACTATTTTAATGTGAATCACCAGCTATTGCCACGTATTTGTACGGTGCTGCGTTGCtacagtatgtatgtatggGTCATTTTTCTAACTGTCAGCTAAAGTTTAGTGAAAGGGCAGCAGCCATTGGAAACAACATACTTACTCAGATGTTTCATACTCAAAAAgagattaaactaaaataacatttggtgttttttttaaataaccaagTAGGCAGTCTTTCAACGAATTTATACCTCTATTTTCTTACATTTGAGACACAAAATTTGACGTAATCTTAGTTCTAATTTTATGCTCtattcttgtatttatttaatttttttttgtttgtttagtttacaCGTAAGTAAATTTTGTGATGATTTAATTGCAATGTACACCATTGTGCCTTTTTGGCCAAATCTCCCtcgaaaaacagattttatctcAAGGGATTCTCTGGTAAATAATGGTTAAATAAATGGCAATAACAAAcgtaaacatttcaaaaattttaaagggaaaaaactaaatgagtgatattaaaaaatatacttgccaaaaatctcagaaatttctacaATAATTTCACATCTTTACAAGAAAAAGCATGAATATTCTCAAATGtcggaaaacaaacaaaaaaaccctataATTTCCCACGATTAAAGGCATAATGTTgtataaatctgtaaaataaaatattggaaatTTTAGGCGATGTgcatcaaagtgttttacaaagTCTACATGGTAAGTGAGTTCATCCTGTAATTGGGCAGTTACCGGTTCAAATCCGcgctctgtctgtctctgtgtccttgagcaagaaACTTCACATGCCTGGCCTGCAGGTGGAGGTCAAAGGGCATGGTGGCACCAGTGCATGAGTGCCTCAGGTTAGCTGTAAAGCATTGATCCTTTTAAGTGGTGATGTCTTAAACGCGATCAGTTAGGACGTCCATTTAGATGAAATCGGGAACAACCTGAGCGCTTATTACTAAGGTATTCCATGATCTCATTATGTTTCGCAGTGTGTAacccaaacatttaaaaaaattgtcttcCAGTGTGCCGAAGTGTCACCCCTGCCTGGGTGCCATGGTCCTCTGTTACACATGAGCTCTACTATGTGGTACATCATGCAGAGCATTCAGAGTAAATACTCCTTGTCCGAGCGGCTCATCCGCACCATCGCCGCCATCCGCTCATTTCCACACGACAACGTGGAGGATCTGATTCGTAAGGTATGTTGCTTATCATGCttggagtaaaaaataaaaaaaaaagtctcctgGCTGTTTTGACGTTTTCTATGTCCGACCCTTCTTAGGGCGCTGACGTAAACCGGATGCATGGGACCCTCAAACCCCTTCACTGTGCCTGTATGGTAGCTGATGCCGACTGTGTGGAGCTGCTGTTGGAGAAGGGCGCAGAGGTGGGTTTATTTCCACGCATTTTAGATGAATATTCAGCTCTCCAGATAGAGATCACTCAGAGAGAGCTGAGCCTGTTTGTGCTTGTTGATCTGAAGCAGTGCTGTACAACAAGATGTGGCTTTTGAGCTTGTCTGCGGTGGTTATTCATAGCCCTGGAAAACAAGTGATGGTTATATTTTAGCAGGTTTCCGGGTTCCTGCGCAGTCTTGCCATGTCTAGAAAAGTACGGAATTTGATTTTCATAATTTTCCAAGTCTGATaaggaaataaaagacaatTGGGGATAGAAgagttttgatattttattcaatcaactaaaagattattttaaaaaatctgaaaaaaaacgACCTTTTATTTCCCTTCGGCTTTGGTTTTTGAGTTATTGACAGaaatctttatatatatatatatatatatatatatatatggaaattgagttttttcagttttgaaaatcaaaaacGTAGAGATGAGTTAAAAGTAGTTTAGACAAAATTTGTGGAATAGAAATTGCACAATGTTGACAGAAGTGCTCTTGTAATATCAGGGCAGGAGTAAATCaagtcaaatgtatttaaatagcACATCTAAAACCAACTTCAGTTCACCAAattgctttacataataaaaaattaacaattaaacaacaaaatgagcaaaattaatcaattaaaacaCAGCCAACACACAGATGCCCTGCATAACTAGGGTTAAAAGCCATTGaaaggaaatgtgttttaaatggaGGCTTAAACTGATTGATTTAGTAAGTTGGGGTGACACATGTGTCATCGGTTTAGTGAAAACACATGCGAACCACAACATGCGTGATGCGCACTTCCTATgatttttttcagcaacaatgaaTACACATGAAAGTTTTCATTTGGTCGGGTTCAAAGTTGGTTAATCTGTTTGGACTGACAAGCTATTAGTTTGTTTACTTGCTTCCTAACACACCACAGTTTGTCACTGAAAGCCAAAGGAAACTTCGAATGGTTTTTCGGGAACTTAGCTAGAGTCAAAATGGACTGAAAACGAAAGTTTTGCACGAGAAAATGTGTTCATTATTCTAACAAAGTGACTCAGAAATGAGTcgtactttaaaaataaaaactctaaaCCCATTAAAGTAAGTTGATGTCTATACCGtctttagtttattatttactaACTAGgaataaattgttgttttttgctgtcTATGCCGCATGGGAGGtagtttttgtgtatttataaaGGTGTATTAAAGATGCACTTATAAGGCCTATCCTAATTAATTTAAGATCTGAGCTGCCaattccagtttttttgtttaccactctcattttttatttgcatcaagAGCTTTAACACCTAAAGAAAAATTTTGAATCCAAAAGAATTGTATTATAAAGTTTAACTCTAtgcataaaatatatgtttttttaaattatcttaatgttttaattttaaatagatGAAATGCATCTACTTAATGCAGATGCATAGTGGTCTATAAACCACTGTTTGTGGTTTATAGACCACAAACAGTAAGAGTTCTTAGTTTCaatgaatttaacaaaaactagaaatttagattttttttagtttgtgacCTTCAGATCACTGATTAGAGCTAATGAAGAAAAGATTGGCTTATTCCAATTTCCTGGTGACTGGTTGGGTCATTTCTGCTATTCACATGACAAAACTAAGCTGTTATTTGTACAGTAAAGGTCTAAAAGGCTGAAACCTGTCTTTCCAACAACTAAACCTTTTTACCTTCCTGTTGATATGATTCCTCCATCAGGTGAATGCTCTGGATGGTTATAACCGCACGGCTCTGCACTACGCTGCAGAGAAGGACGAGAGCTGCGTGGAGCTGCTGTTGGAGTACGGCGCCCAGCCGAACGCGCTGGACGGCAACAAGGACACGCCCCTCCACTGGGCCGCCTTCAAAGACAACCCGGAGTGTGTGAGGGCCCTGCTGGAGAGCGGGGCCTGCCCCAATGCCCGGGACTACAACAATGACACGCCTTTGAGCTGGGCAGCAATGAAGGGCAATCTGGAGAGCGTCAAGGTTCTGTTAGACTACGGCGCCCAGGTCCATGTGACCAACCTGAAGGGTCAGACCCCTATATCCCGGCTGGTGGCCCTGCTGGCCCGAGGCCTGGGCACGGAACAGGAGGAAGAGTGCTTGGAGCTGCTTTGCCGAGCGGCGGGGCGCTTCGAGATCCGGCGGCCTGACGGCACCCTTCCCAAGGAGCTGAGCAAAGACCCCCAGCTGCTGGCGAGGCTGTCCAACATGGTGGCTCAGGCGCCCACGCTGCGCTCGCTGGCGCGCTGCGCCATACGGCAGAGCCTCGGAGTGCAGTTCCTCCCCACCGCCGTGAAAGAGCTTCCCCTACCTGAAACGGTTAAAGACTATCTACTACTGAGAGACTGATgacggcggcggcggcggcgggggAGGATCCTCAGACCTCATGGGCTGATGATTAAACAGCTCGTCATACTGCTTTTATTGGCAAGTCGATACAGatgtatgtctttttttattgtcttgtaTTTACACAACATCTGGATGAGGAGTGATTTAAGTGCAGACTGCTGTGTTTAATCAGTGTCATGTGAATGAACAAGGCAGGACTTGCACACTTTCAACTAAACAGCTGTTGGTTTTTCTTTGAAGTCTGgtagcaaaaagaaacaaccccttcccccccccccgccaAACTAAAGCAACAGATTTGCTCGACTTCCTCGTGGGAATAAACCAAGATCAAACAAGTTCTTTGATCACTTAGCTATGTTCTAAAAAGCTATTCATTAGAATATTTTAGAATGCTTATTATTACTCATTTTTGCTTGATTAGGTTTGTAAATGAAACTGTGTCGGACTCAGAAGATggctttgtttaaaaatgataagaaaCGTACAGTGACATGCTTTCAGCATGcgggaataaaaaagaaataagtcaGTTGATGAATGACGTAATTATGAAGGTTTTCCAGTACTTTTTGTGAGATGCAATACCTGGGAAGCGTAACCATAACCTTTTAACTTCTCCACATTTTACCACACGACAACCACAAAATTTCAAAAGTAGATTATATTTATGGTGAGAAAATAATTGATGCTTCAAAGTGACCATCTTCTTTACAATATAGTTCAAGCTCATTCAGATTACATGGAGAGCTTCTCTGGACGTCTGTGTTTA
The genomic region above belongs to Xiphophorus maculatus strain JP 163 A chromosome 1, X_maculatus-5.0-male, whole genome shotgun sequence and contains:
- the LOC111606301 gene encoding piggyBac transposable element-derived protein 4-like; this translates as MSRYMTAQQALKYMYECEEDEGALPEGSDSEFELDDELGDPSILFREEEEEEEEEEEEEEETPTCSVQLRPTHQRTPRRAQRTRTRSRSPLTEAAPETRAGQWNTEEDADAAPVVSRFQPRRTPGPQMDLMSNHSPSELFLLFFAADTVKTMCDNTNRYAAKNQANGKKYKWAELDTEELYRFFGLLIYMSLVQLPSVQDYWRQNHFLSVPTPAKVMTRDRFRTIMWNLHPSNPEEDVKNDKKKGTPGYDKLSRLRPVYDDILNACQAYYQPKRELAVDERMVPTKAKTGMTQYMKDKPTKWGIKLFVLAESSSGYTVSFSLYTGKTHTASEHGLSYDMVMKLIQPSYLGTGYHIYMDNFYTSPTLFKDLASKMFGACGTYRESMKGCPKGRPNALTKKSGRGSVRWIREGPVVFVKWMDTREVSVCSTIHPAFSGETVQRKVKNEVKRWIVKDIPCPTPVMAYNKYMGGVDLSDQLIQYYSAQRKTYRWYKTVLMHLVDIATANAYILHQELCKAKGVKPMTHKDFSVEMASQLCSVDMAGVPRRKAAEHIPVSISAQQNARNGRLQCRHCLQVNKVRKDTQWKCEGCDVPLCLLIDRNCFAQWHK
- the asb8 gene encoding ankyrin repeat and SOCS box protein 8 — translated: MSSTMWYIMQSIQSKYSLSERLIRTIAAIRSFPHDNVEDLIRKGADVNRMHGTLKPLHCACMVADADCVELLLEKGAEVNALDGYNRTALHYAAEKDESCVELLLEYGAQPNALDGNKDTPLHWAAFKDNPECVRALLESGACPNARDYNNDTPLSWAAMKGNLESVKVLLDYGAQVHVTNLKGQTPISRLVALLARGLGTEQEEECLELLCRAAGRFEIRRPDGTLPKELSKDPQLLARLSNMVAQAPTLRSLARCAIRQSLGVQFLPTAVKELPLPETVKDYLLLRD